A DNA window from Enterobacter asburiae contains the following coding sequences:
- a CDS encoding DnaT-like ssDNA-binding protein, protein MINNDITAADVNSYASEDELASFAALRGIELPENLAPLLIKAMDYLEGLDWVGSKAAPRQPLAWPRVNVVLDEHDFPPDEVPRQVITAQCMLAVEAIDGDLLSSVREAAVKTERVEGAVTMTYAVADGEVFTPTYPAVMAILGDLAGGRGYAINTFAERA, encoded by the coding sequence ATGATTAATAATGATATCACCGCCGCTGACGTTAACAGTTACGCCAGCGAAGATGAACTGGCGTCATTTGCCGCGCTGAGAGGGATTGAGCTGCCTGAAAATCTCGCACCGTTACTGATTAAGGCGATGGACTACCTGGAAGGGCTTGATTGGGTAGGTTCCAAAGCAGCCCCTCGACAGCCGCTGGCATGGCCACGCGTGAATGTCGTTCTGGATGAACATGATTTCCCGCCGGATGAAGTACCACGGCAGGTTATAACCGCGCAGTGCATGCTGGCGGTAGAGGCAATCGACGGCGATTTACTCTCCAGCGTGCGCGAAGCCGCTGTGAAAACCGAACGTGTCGAAGGTGCCGTAACCATGACTTATGCGGTTGCCGACGGTGAGGTGTTTACGCCAACTTACCCGGCGGTAATGGCTATTCTCGGCGACCTGGCTGGTGGGCGTGGATATGCAATCAATACTTTCGCGGAGCGCGCGTAA
- a CDS encoding Ig-like domain-containing protein, with protein sequence MRSGGVTLSADKTSATADSTDAVTISLKYTLNGAGVSGKTVAWNSTGGTLSTASSQTGSAGGATVKLTSDTAGTFTVTGTVDGIAKSSEEITFTAPAAG encoded by the coding sequence ATCCGCAGCGGGGGAGTAACGCTGTCAGCGGATAAAACCTCCGCAACCGCTGACAGCACCGATGCGGTCACCATTTCCCTGAAGTACACCCTAAACGGCGCAGGTGTTTCCGGCAAAACCGTTGCCTGGAATTCAACCGGCGGCACGCTCAGCACTGCCAGTTCTCAAACCGGCTCTGCTGGTGGGGCGACGGTCAAACTCACCTCTGATACGGCAGGTACTTTCACAGTCACTGGTACTGTTGATGGTATTGCTAAATCGAGTGAGGAAATCACCTTCACCGCACCTGCAGCTGGCTAA
- a CDS encoding major capsid protein, which yields MSTTVNSDLIIYDDLAQTAFLERRQDNLAIFNASSNGAILLDNELIEGDFRKRAFYKVGGSIESRDVNSTEKVTGKKIGAGEAVSVKAPWKYGPYETTEEAFKRRGRSVDEFSEVIGTDVADATLEGYVKYGLKALTAAIGANADMVVTADIETDGKKTLTRGLRKYGDKFNRVVLFVMHSATYFDIVDEAIANKIYEEAGVVVYGGQPGTLGKPVLVTDTMDADAILGLVAGAVTVTESQAPGFRSYDINDQENLAIGYRAEGVVNVDLLGYSWDTSKGDNPDLTKIGTAGNWKKHFTSNKSTAGVLIKLGSAAGE from the coding sequence ATGTCTACCACTGTTAATAGTGACCTGATCATTTATGACGACCTGGCGCAGACCGCTTTCCTTGAGCGCCGCCAGGACAACCTGGCTATTTTCAACGCGTCCTCCAACGGTGCGATCCTGCTGGATAACGAGCTGATTGAAGGCGATTTCCGCAAGCGAGCCTTCTACAAAGTGGGCGGTTCTATCGAATCGCGTGACGTTAACTCCACCGAAAAAGTGACGGGTAAGAAGATTGGCGCCGGTGAAGCCGTATCCGTCAAAGCGCCGTGGAAATACGGTCCATACGAAACAACCGAAGAAGCGTTCAAACGCCGCGGCCGCTCTGTAGACGAGTTTTCCGAAGTGATCGGCACTGATGTGGCTGACGCGACGCTGGAAGGCTATGTGAAATATGGCCTGAAGGCGCTGACGGCAGCTATTGGCGCCAACGCGGACATGGTGGTTACCGCCGATATCGAAACAGATGGTAAGAAGACCCTGACGCGCGGCCTGCGTAAGTACGGCGACAAGTTCAACCGTGTTGTGCTCTTCGTTATGCACTCCGCCACTTACTTCGACATCGTGGATGAGGCGATCGCCAACAAAATCTACGAAGAAGCTGGCGTGGTGGTTTACGGCGGGCAGCCGGGCACGCTGGGTAAACCTGTGCTGGTGACCGATACCATGGACGCGGATGCGATTCTTGGGCTGGTGGCCGGAGCGGTCACCGTCACCGAGTCGCAGGCGCCGGGGTTCCGTTCCTACGACATCAACGATCAGGAAAACCTGGCGATCGGGTACCGTGCTGAAGGCGTGGTGAATGTCGACCTGCTGGGTTACAGCTGGGATACCTCAAAAGGTGATAACCCGGACCTGACCAAAATCGGCACTGCAGGTAACTGGAAGAAGCACTTCACCAGCAACAAATCTACGGCTGGCGTGCTCATTAAACTGGGATCCGCAGCGGGGGAGTAA
- a CDS encoding DUF4055 domain-containing protein gives MANDDITWVRPEHRAASAAWRKYRDFCKGAEAVKAAGNKYLPYLDPTDKSTRNRKRNEDYLSRAVFYAIAGNTKIGMLGMAYRKDPTFNGPEKLKYLLDNADGAGTSIYQQSQLVAENVLEVAREGIYVDYAEESDEAIILRYPAENIINWRTKRINGRDQLVLVVLRECVEEPDGYAYKDEIQYRELALEEGRFICRVWRRAGGTASGTYTVDSEYHPKPKGKDYWDEIPFTFVGAQNNDPTIDDSPLAALVEINHGHYRNSADYEDSVWFCGQVQPYMTGLDTGWRDHLEKKGVKIGSRSPLLLPKEGSFGYAQAQPNMLAKEAMDSKRDYMVQLGARLIEQNATAKTATQASGEQTSSTSVLGICVSNVSEAYTLALGWCAKYLGVKGETTSYTINQEFIAKVAESGMVTAIVNAWQSGALRDSDMIRALQKLDLIDPADSPDEVIDVLRNQAPTLTGG, from the coding sequence ATGGCAAACGACGACATCACCTGGGTTCGGCCAGAACACCGGGCGGCTTCTGCTGCCTGGCGGAAATACAGGGACTTTTGCAAAGGCGCTGAGGCCGTAAAGGCTGCGGGTAATAAGTACCTGCCTTATCTCGACCCAACTGATAAATCCACGCGCAACCGTAAGCGTAATGAGGACTATCTGAGCCGCGCGGTGTTCTATGCGATTGCCGGTAATACGAAGATCGGCATGCTTGGGATGGCGTATCGCAAGGACCCCACGTTTAACGGTCCTGAAAAGCTGAAATACCTGTTGGACAATGCTGACGGGGCCGGTACAAGCATCTATCAGCAGTCACAGCTGGTGGCTGAGAACGTGCTGGAGGTTGCGCGAGAGGGCATTTACGTCGATTACGCTGAAGAATCCGATGAGGCGATCATCCTCCGCTACCCGGCAGAGAACATCATTAATTGGCGAACAAAGCGAATTAACGGGCGCGATCAGCTGGTGCTTGTGGTCCTGCGCGAATGCGTAGAAGAGCCGGATGGTTACGCTTACAAGGATGAAATCCAGTACCGCGAGCTGGCGCTGGAAGAAGGGCGGTTCATCTGCCGGGTATGGCGCCGGGCTGGTGGCACTGCAAGCGGAACCTACACCGTTGACAGTGAGTACCACCCTAAGCCGAAAGGAAAGGACTACTGGGATGAAATCCCGTTCACATTCGTCGGGGCCCAGAACAACGATCCAACTATCGATGATTCACCGCTGGCCGCGCTGGTAGAGATAAACCATGGGCATTACCGTAACAGTGCTGATTATGAAGACAGCGTGTGGTTCTGTGGCCAGGTGCAGCCGTACATGACTGGGCTCGACACCGGATGGCGCGATCACCTCGAGAAGAAGGGCGTGAAAATTGGTTCCCGATCACCGCTTTTGCTTCCCAAAGAAGGCTCGTTTGGTTATGCCCAGGCGCAGCCGAACATGCTTGCTAAAGAGGCCATGGACAGTAAGCGCGATTACATGGTGCAACTGGGCGCCCGATTGATTGAACAGAACGCCACGGCGAAGACAGCAACCCAGGCGAGTGGTGAGCAAACATCTTCCACATCCGTGCTCGGTATCTGCGTTTCAAACGTTTCCGAGGCCTACACGCTGGCGCTTGGCTGGTGTGCGAAATACCTCGGCGTTAAGGGCGAAACGACGAGTTACACCATCAATCAGGAATTCATCGCGAAGGTTGCTGAGTCGGGCATGGTGACGGCAATCGTCAACGCCTGGCAGTCCGGTGCGCTGCGCGATAGCGATATGATTCGCGCACTGCAGAAGCTTGACCTTATAGACCCGGCGGACAGTCCGGACGAGGTTATTGATGTGCTTCGCAATCAGGCACCAACGTTGACGGGAGGCTGA
- a CDS encoding terminase large subunit domain-containing protein: MGISPTLNIPQARFLAMQHKFKAYVAGFGSGKTWVGCGGICKGMWEHPKINQGYFAPTYPQIRDIFYPTIEEVAFDWGLSVIINEGNKEVHFYEGRRYRGTTICRSMEKPGSIVGFKIGNAMVDELDVMAAAKAQQAWRKIIARMRYKVDGLRNGIDVTTTPEGFKFVYQQFVKAVREKPELAALYGLIQASTFDNAKNLPPDYIPSLLSSYPDELIQAYLRGKFTNLNSGTIYHTFNRKLNNCSDEIQDGDPLFIGMDFNVGKMAAIVHVKRNGLPRAVRELVKIYDTPAMIKRIQEEFWRYEDGRYVKNREIYIYPDASGDSRKSQNASKTDIAQLNDAGFSVIVDDANPPVKDRINSMNAMFCNANGERRYLVNVQNCPVYTESLEQQIWAPNGEPDKSADNDHPNDAGGYFIVKDYPIVKPAYSITMDTTF; encoded by the coding sequence ATGGGGATCAGCCCGACACTTAACATTCCTCAGGCGCGCTTCCTCGCAATGCAACACAAGTTCAAGGCTTACGTTGCCGGGTTCGGTTCCGGTAAAACATGGGTGGGTTGTGGCGGCATCTGTAAGGGGATGTGGGAGCATCCTAAAATCAACCAGGGTTATTTCGCGCCGACGTACCCGCAGATCCGTGACATCTTCTACCCGACGATTGAAGAGGTCGCCTTTGACTGGGGGCTGAGCGTCATAATCAATGAGGGGAACAAAGAGGTTCACTTCTACGAGGGGCGACGATACCGCGGGACCACAATCTGCCGTTCAATGGAGAAGCCCGGATCGATAGTCGGTTTCAAAATCGGTAACGCGATGGTTGATGAGCTGGACGTCATGGCGGCTGCTAAAGCGCAGCAGGCCTGGCGAAAAATCATCGCCCGTATGCGTTACAAGGTTGATGGGCTGCGTAACGGTATTGACGTCACGACCACGCCGGAGGGGTTCAAATTCGTCTACCAGCAGTTCGTGAAGGCTGTGCGTGAAAAGCCAGAGCTTGCGGCTCTATACGGACTGATTCAGGCCAGCACGTTCGACAATGCGAAGAATCTACCGCCTGATTACATCCCATCGCTGCTGAGCTCTTACCCTGACGAACTGATTCAGGCCTATCTGCGCGGGAAGTTCACCAACCTTAACAGCGGGACCATTTACCACACCTTCAACCGTAAGCTAAATAACTGTTCTGACGAGATTCAGGATGGGGATCCGCTGTTCATTGGTATGGACTTCAACGTGGGAAAAATGGCCGCGATTGTTCACGTTAAGCGTAATGGCCTGCCGCGTGCGGTTCGTGAGCTGGTTAAGATCTATGACACGCCGGCGATGATTAAGCGCATTCAGGAAGAGTTCTGGCGCTACGAGGATGGTCGCTACGTTAAAAACCGGGAGATTTACATCTATCCGGATGCATCAGGGGATTCACGCAAATCTCAGAACGCCAGCAAGACCGATATCGCTCAGCTCAACGATGCAGGATTCAGTGTCATTGTTGATGATGCCAACCCGCCGGTTAAGGACCGTATCAACTCAATGAACGCCATGTTCTGCAACGCCAACGGAGAACGCCGCTATCTGGTGAACGTTCAGAACTGCCCGGTTTACACCGAGAGCCTCGAGCAGCAAATCTGGGCGCCTAATGGCGAACCGGACAAATCAGCTGATAACGATCACCCCAATGATGCTGGTGGGTACTTCATCGTGAAGGATTACCCGATCGTGAAACCGGCATACTCAATCACCATGGACACCACTTTCTGA
- a CDS encoding terminase small subunit yields MAKPDWGELQKRFLSDHAATGISPKEWCEAHNLNYVTARRYIKKTAAQNTKIYPRKIVRTAQKDKSAEELVDIKLSAKVKRFIAEYLKDNNATAAAARAGYSDPNYGRQLIANPNVAQAIVQQQKASIVRTLGSADEVLAQMWQLATFDANQLSQYRRGACRYCWGFGHHYQWRDAVEFEEKRLEAVERDRREPEDSGGYGYDHNREPNPECPRCNGDGIGQPYFPDTRKLPAVSRLAYSGVKVGKNGVEITAISRERMFEAVMKRLGLADSEFAQRLQQIEIERRQLEVEKLRKELAGDGENDEPTPVQININVVDARADDGDQPDT; encoded by the coding sequence ATGGCTAAGCCGGACTGGGGCGAGCTGCAGAAGCGGTTCCTGTCTGATCACGCTGCTACTGGCATATCCCCTAAGGAATGGTGCGAGGCGCATAATCTTAATTATGTAACTGCTCGCCGCTATATCAAGAAAACTGCTGCGCAAAATACAAAAATTTACCCGCGAAAGATAGTGCGCACTGCGCAGAAAGATAAAAGCGCAGAAGAGCTGGTGGACATAAAGCTAAGTGCGAAGGTAAAGCGCTTTATTGCTGAATATCTGAAGGACAATAACGCCACGGCCGCCGCTGCGCGTGCTGGTTATAGTGACCCAAACTATGGTCGTCAGCTCATAGCGAATCCTAACGTTGCGCAGGCCATTGTGCAGCAGCAGAAAGCCTCCATTGTGCGCACGCTTGGCAGTGCCGATGAGGTCTTGGCCCAGATGTGGCAGCTCGCCACCTTCGATGCAAACCAGCTTTCGCAGTATCGTCGCGGCGCGTGTCGTTACTGCTGGGGCTTCGGTCATCACTACCAGTGGCGCGATGCAGTTGAATTCGAAGAGAAAAGGCTCGAGGCTGTTGAGCGTGACAGACGTGAACCCGAAGATTCCGGTGGTTACGGCTACGACCACAACCGAGAACCAAATCCAGAATGCCCACGCTGCAATGGTGACGGCATTGGCCAGCCTTACTTCCCTGATACACGTAAACTTCCCGCAGTTTCCCGGCTCGCATACTCCGGCGTGAAGGTTGGCAAGAATGGCGTCGAGATAACTGCAATCAGCCGTGAGCGCATGTTCGAAGCAGTGATGAAACGACTTGGCCTTGCTGATAGCGAGTTCGCACAACGTCTGCAGCAGATTGAAATCGAGCGCCGGCAGCTTGAGGTCGAGAAACTCCGTAAAGAGCTGGCGGGTGATGGTGAGAACGATGAACCAACTCCAGTGCAGATCAATATCAACGTAGTGGACGCGAGGGCGGACGATGGGGATCAGCCCGACACTTAA
- a CDS encoding Ivy family c-type lysozyme inhibitor — protein MKGKVFIAAMAFVSFSALADEGQYLSDFASAKSTSKSYSQLISKNKLPAWVKSGGTSTPSTEVTVAGKKYIALSGCKPHSCPEQNIAVLYSPDSGDIHGVFSDFNAEKNRETLTWLNVDPIDSNAMKNALFNRLYGN, from the coding sequence ATGAAAGGTAAAGTGTTTATCGCTGCTATGGCTTTTGTATCTTTCAGTGCTCTTGCCGACGAGGGGCAGTATCTTTCTGATTTCGCCAGTGCAAAAAGCACGTCTAAAAGCTACTCCCAGCTGATTAGTAAAAACAAACTACCTGCATGGGTAAAAAGTGGTGGCACGAGCACGCCATCAACCGAAGTAACAGTTGCGGGCAAAAAGTATATTGCACTGTCAGGGTGTAAACCACACAGTTGTCCAGAACAGAATATTGCTGTTCTCTACTCACCTGATAGCGGTGATATTCATGGTGTGTTTTCTGATTTCAATGCAGAAAAGAATCGTGAGACATTGACCTGGTTAAACGTGGATCCGATTGATTCTAATGCGATGAAAAATGCGCTTTTCAATCGACTGTACGGCAATTAA
- a CDS encoding lysozyme, protein MGSRAKLSTAVLGLVLAGAPASVILDQFLNEKEGNSLTAYKDGGGIWTICRGATMVDGKPVVQGMKLTQAKCNQVNAIERNKALAWVDRNITVPLTEPQKAGIASFCPYNIGPGKCFPSTFYKRINAGDRRGACEAIRWWIKDGGRDCSMTKGQKNGCYGQVERRDQESALACWGIDQ, encoded by the coding sequence ATGGGATCCAGAGCAAAGTTGAGTACTGCAGTTCTGGGGCTGGTACTGGCTGGTGCTCCTGCATCCGTCATTCTCGATCAGTTTCTGAATGAGAAAGAGGGTAACAGCCTCACGGCCTACAAAGATGGCGGCGGTATCTGGACTATTTGCCGCGGCGCAACGATGGTTGATGGTAAACCGGTTGTGCAGGGCATGAAATTGACTCAGGCCAAATGCAATCAGGTGAACGCCATCGAACGCAATAAGGCTCTGGCGTGGGTTGATCGCAATATTACGGTACCGCTTACCGAACCTCAGAAAGCTGGGATAGCTTCTTTCTGCCCGTACAACATCGGGCCAGGTAAGTGCTTCCCGTCCACGTTCTATAAGCGCATTAATGCCGGTGACCGCCGCGGGGCATGCGAGGCAATCCGCTGGTGGATTAAAGACGGTGGTCGCGATTGCAGCATGACTAAAGGTCAGAAGAACGGCTGCTACGGTCAGGTAGAACGGCGAGACCAGGAAAGTGCGCTAGCGTGCTGGGGGATAGACCAGTGA
- a CDS encoding antitermination protein yields MNLENTLKYHFAKSTMISDSPRATASDSLTGTDIMAAMGMTQERAAMGYSAFLGKLGISSNDRERAIELLAQYALTKCDRVAALRKLDARVKPLVMHQLATFAFEDYSRSAASVKQCDGCNGEGFIDAEVFSMKSHTPAREKRFVKLSLQMGVEDIRPSDYEVHRQVREVTRVLCPQCKGKRVVSCACNDCHGRGKAINQALTKQQGVPVLADCKRCSGRGYERIPSTEAYAAVCQITDAISLDTWKKSVKPFYDQLITKFDIEEAWADAQLKQITK; encoded by the coding sequence ATGAATCTTGAAAATACCCTCAAATATCACTTCGCCAAATCGACAATGATCAGCGACTCTCCGCGTGCAACGGCGTCAGACTCATTGACCGGAACGGATATCATGGCCGCTATGGGCATGACACAGGAACGGGCCGCCATGGGGTACAGTGCTTTTCTCGGGAAGTTGGGGATCAGCAGCAACGACCGGGAGAGGGCGATCGAATTGCTGGCCCAGTACGCGCTGACCAAGTGCGATCGGGTGGCTGCCCTGCGCAAACTGGATGCCAGGGTTAAGCCATTAGTGATGCACCAGCTGGCCACCTTCGCGTTTGAGGACTATTCCCGCAGCGCCGCCAGCGTGAAGCAGTGCGATGGCTGCAACGGGGAAGGGTTTATCGACGCTGAGGTTTTCAGCATGAAGTCTCACACTCCGGCAAGAGAGAAGAGGTTCGTGAAGTTGTCTTTGCAAATGGGCGTCGAAGATATTCGTCCTTCCGACTATGAGGTGCACAGGCAGGTTAGGGAAGTCACTCGAGTTCTATGTCCACAGTGTAAGGGTAAGAGGGTCGTTAGTTGTGCCTGTAATGACTGTCATGGACGCGGGAAAGCCATTAATCAGGCTCTTACAAAACAGCAGGGCGTTCCGGTTCTGGCTGATTGCAAACGCTGCAGCGGGCGGGGGTATGAAAGAATTCCATCAACTGAGGCTTACGCCGCGGTGTGTCAGATAACGGATGCAATCAGCCTCGATACTTGGAAAAAGTCTGTTAAGCCATTTTACGATCAGCTAATCACCAAGTTTGATATCGAAGAGGCTTGGGCTGATGCGCAGCTTAAGCAGATAACAAAATAG
- the rusA gene encoding crossover junction endodeoxyribonuclease RusA: protein MKTYQITLPWPPSNNRYYRHNRGRTHISADGVAYRYAVASLIRSARLNIRTAAPLKIRIDCHMPDRRRRDLDNLQKAAFDALTKAGFWLDDCQVVDYRVVKMPVVKGGKLELTITELETA from the coding sequence GTGAAGACATATCAAATCACTTTGCCCTGGCCGCCGAGCAACAACCGGTATTACCGGCACAACCGCGGGCGCACTCACATTAGCGCAGATGGCGTCGCGTATCGCTATGCGGTCGCCAGTCTCATTCGAAGCGCCCGGCTTAATATTCGGACAGCTGCACCACTCAAAATCCGAATTGATTGTCACATGCCCGACCGCCGGCGGCGCGATCTGGATAACCTGCAGAAAGCTGCATTCGACGCTTTAACCAAGGCGGGATTCTGGCTGGATGACTGCCAGGTTGTCGACTATCGCGTTGTGAAAATGCCTGTCGTTAAGGGCGGGAAATTAGAACTCACCATTACCGAGCTGGAGACCGCATGA
- a CDS encoding DUF1367 family protein: protein MALELQLIKHHSGILIPATPETSDFLQSKIRLGDVLVAEFRRVRNPAFHRRFFALLNLGFEYWEPTGGAISSNERKLITGYAKFLASYGGNEGALIDAAEQYLEQVAYRRVTNGISLCKSFDAYRSWVIVEAGHFDAIQLPDGTLKKHPRSISFANMDELEFQQLYKAALDVLWRWVLSRSFGSRDEAESVAAQLLGFAG, encoded by the coding sequence ATGGCGCTAGAATTACAACTTATCAAACACCACTCAGGAATACTGATCCCGGCTACGCCCGAGACCAGCGATTTCCTGCAATCCAAAATCCGACTCGGCGATGTTCTTGTTGCCGAGTTCCGGCGGGTACGAAACCCAGCATTTCACCGGCGCTTTTTCGCTCTTCTCAATCTCGGTTTTGAATACTGGGAACCAACCGGCGGGGCTATCTCTAGCAACGAGCGGAAGCTGATCACCGGCTACGCCAAGTTCCTGGCTTCTTATGGAGGGAACGAGGGAGCTCTGATCGATGCTGCTGAGCAGTATCTGGAACAGGTGGCGTACCGCCGGGTCACGAATGGCATTAGCCTGTGCAAATCCTTCGATGCTTACCGCTCATGGGTAATCGTTGAGGCAGGGCACTTTGATGCCATTCAGCTGCCAGACGGAACACTCAAAAAGCATCCTCGCAGCATCTCGTTTGCCAATATGGACGAGCTCGAGTTTCAACAGCTCTATAAAGCTGCGCTCGATGTACTCTGGCGCTGGGTGCTGTCCCGTTCTTTCGGCAGTCGTGATGAGGCAGAAAGTGTCGCCGCACAGCTGCTTGGCTTTGCGGGGTGA
- a CDS encoding DinI family protein, with protein sequence MKIELTIDRMKKLPDGAIPALESELLKRLSMQFDDCQLTIKRASNDGLTVFGGDKKEVELIVQETWESADEWFY encoded by the coding sequence ATGAAAATCGAGCTAACCATTGATCGCATGAAGAAACTTCCTGATGGAGCTATACCTGCGCTCGAGTCAGAACTGCTCAAAAGACTCAGCATGCAGTTTGATGATTGCCAGCTTACGATTAAGCGTGCCAGCAATGATGGGCTGACTGTTTTCGGGGGCGATAAGAAAGAGGTCGAACTTATCGTGCAGGAGACCTGGGAAAGCGCGGACGAGTGGTTTTATTAA
- a CDS encoding transposase, whose amino-acid sequence MGFWDIAGKIVKGAANALEEKANEMHAIKLRLESKSSEDLKRIIKSEGFFGSASNSEKSIAMKILKERGEV is encoded by the coding sequence ATGGGTTTCTGGGATATTGCTGGTAAAATAGTCAAAGGTGCTGCAAACGCACTCGAAGAGAAGGCTAACGAGATGCACGCTATTAAGTTGCGCCTTGAAAGCAAGAGCAGCGAAGATTTGAAACGTATCATTAAATCTGAGGGTTTTTTTGGTTCGGCCAGTAATTCGGAAAAAAGCATTGCAATGAAAATTCTCAAAGAACGTGGCGAAGTATAA